The following are encoded together in the Oceanobacillus zhaokaii genome:
- a CDS encoding acryloyl-CoA reductase, protein MNNFKAMVLDKVNDQTKLEIKQLRMEDLPEGDVTIQVAYSSVNFKDGAVAILNKFVSSYPVVPGIDLAGTVIDSKDERFTKGDEVIVTSYELGTGHFGGFSELARVPAEWVVPLPKGLSLKESMVLGTAGLTAAIAVQRLEDNGLEPSQGPVLVAGATGGVGSVAVNILAKKGYEVVASTGKKDQEEYLKGLGAKQIIHRDEIVDNDNQPLREEKWAAAIDPVGGKTLQYILSTLKYGGSVATCGFTGGSEVSTTVFPHISRGINWLGVDSVQYPRNERLKVWNRLGNDLKPTTLNEEMVNEISLEELPGVLAAILEGKVRGRTLVKL, encoded by the coding sequence ATGAATAATTTCAAAGCGATGGTACTAGACAAAGTAAATGATCAAACCAAGTTAGAAATCAAACAATTACGTATGGAGGACCTTCCAGAAGGCGACGTAACCATTCAAGTAGCCTATTCTAGCGTAAACTTTAAAGATGGTGCAGTAGCCATCCTAAATAAGTTTGTATCCTCCTATCCTGTTGTGCCAGGAATCGATTTAGCTGGAACGGTTATTGATTCAAAAGACGAACGATTTACAAAAGGTGATGAAGTTATTGTTACGAGCTACGAATTAGGAACAGGTCATTTTGGCGGCTTTAGTGAACTCGCACGTGTTCCTGCAGAGTGGGTTGTTCCTCTTCCGAAAGGGTTATCTTTAAAGGAATCCATGGTTCTTGGAACAGCAGGATTAACTGCTGCAATAGCCGTTCAAAGACTAGAAGATAATGGATTAGAACCTAGCCAAGGACCTGTTCTAGTAGCTGGTGCAACAGGAGGAGTAGGCAGCGTTGCGGTAAATATTTTAGCTAAAAAAGGTTATGAAGTTGTGGCGAGTACAGGAAAAAAAGACCAAGAAGAGTATTTGAAAGGATTAGGCGCTAAACAAATCATTCATCGAGATGAGATTGTAGATAACGACAATCAGCCATTGCGTGAAGAAAAATGGGCAGCAGCGATTGATCCTGTAGGGGGGAAAACTCTCCAATACATTCTAAGTACATTGAAGTATGGTGGATCTGTAGCTACATGTGGTTTCACAGGTGGCAGTGAAGTTTCCACAACCGTTTTTCCTCATATTTCACGAGGTATAAATTGGCTTGGCGTTGACTCGGTTCAATATCCAAGAAATGAGCGTTTAAAAGTTTGGAATCGTCTTGGGAATGATTTGAAACCAACAACCTTAAATGAAGAGATGGTTAATGAAATCTCATTAGAAGAACTACCCGGAGTATTAGCTGCTATATTAGAAGGGAAAGTACGCGGAAGAACGCTTGTTAAACTATAA
- a CDS encoding PaaI family thioesterase produces the protein MSHLERIKKMMTGEIPGAPVAQVLGFKVVEAEEGRVVIEIEASERLHNPMGTLHGGILGDIADAAMGLSFISTLAEDELFTTVELKLNFLKPIFETKLRAEGQIIKKGGTIGLLECHIYDEKKSLVAHSTSTCMVLKGNSNHKRERKV, from the coding sequence ATGAGTCACTTAGAAAGAATAAAGAAAATGATGACGGGTGAAATACCTGGTGCTCCTGTTGCGCAGGTACTTGGCTTTAAGGTGGTAGAAGCTGAAGAAGGCAGAGTCGTTATTGAAATAGAAGCTTCTGAAAGATTGCATAATCCGATGGGCACATTGCATGGCGGGATACTGGGTGATATAGCTGATGCTGCAATGGGATTATCTTTTATTAGTACACTTGCTGAGGACGAATTGTTTACGACGGTGGAACTTAAGTTGAATTTCCTTAAACCTATTTTTGAAACGAAACTGCGAGCTGAGGGGCAAATAATAAAAAAGGGCGGCACAATTGGATTGCTGGAATGCCATATCTATGATGAAAAAAAGAGTCTTGTTGCGCATTCAACGAGTACGTGTATGGTTTTAAAAGGGAATTCCAATCATAAAAGAGAAAGGAAAGTATGA
- a CDS encoding MFS transporter: protein MTSTTSPQLESMVPIQENKIILILSFTILLVVMNTTMFNVALPSIIIDFSLNSSTGSWLVSGYSIMFAIASLAFSRLSDFIPVSRLLFFGISILGIASIIGFFSNHFLLLLGARIVQAVGGGGIMGLGIIIAGRLRLSRRARAMAIITSTASLAFGLGPLIGGIITQYLGWNYLFVISSISVLSIPFFHLLLPREVLQKGHFDLFGAILTGLNVTGLLLFLTTFSYIILAATVVLFVVWWRYLHKRKEPFIPPILFRNRQYTKLLLIVCITFFINFANLFLMPIMLTITFQQGPIEVGMIIFPGAIIAVIAGQFIGRVIDRFGNMPLIISGQLFLLSATILFALLSTISPYFILVAYMFASVGFTSLSTSISNEITRILPMTQVGSGIGVAQLIQFFGGGLGVTISGLLLTLQNSLSPEIIYRNIYNCFFFVIMIAILIYCLYYRRARLRRQPS, encoded by the coding sequence ATGACGTCAACTACTTCTCCCCAATTAGAAAGCATGGTACCCATTCAAGAGAATAAGATTATTTTAATTTTGAGTTTTACCATCTTGCTCGTAGTAATGAACACGACGATGTTTAATGTTGCATTGCCCTCTATAATTATAGACTTTTCCTTAAATTCATCAACAGGGTCGTGGCTCGTTTCCGGTTATTCAATCATGTTTGCCATTGCATCATTGGCTTTTAGCAGATTGTCGGACTTTATCCCCGTCTCTAGACTTTTATTTTTTGGAATCAGTATTTTAGGAATCGCATCCATCATCGGCTTCTTTTCCAATCATTTTCTCCTCTTATTAGGAGCTCGAATTGTTCAGGCTGTTGGTGGTGGAGGGATTATGGGATTGGGAATAATCATCGCCGGGCGTTTACGTCTTTCGAGGCGTGCAAGAGCGATGGCAATTATTACTTCTACGGCTTCTTTGGCATTTGGGTTAGGCCCTCTAATAGGGGGAATCATTACGCAATACTTAGGATGGAATTATCTTTTCGTTATCAGTAGCATTTCGGTCCTTTCCATTCCATTCTTCCATTTGTTGTTGCCGAGAGAGGTTCTTCAAAAAGGTCACTTCGATCTATTTGGTGCAATTCTAACGGGACTTAATGTTACAGGTCTACTCCTTTTTCTGACAACATTTTCCTATATTATCTTAGCTGCAACCGTCGTTCTTTTTGTGGTGTGGTGGAGATATCTTCATAAAAGAAAAGAGCCGTTCATTCCGCCAATCCTCTTTAGAAATAGGCAGTATACAAAACTACTGTTAATAGTTTGTATCACTTTTTTTATAAATTTTGCAAATCTGTTTTTAATGCCAATTATGCTTACAATTACATTCCAACAAGGACCGATAGAGGTAGGAATGATCATTTTTCCAGGAGCTATTATTGCAGTGATTGCTGGACAATTTATAGGAAGAGTAATTGATCGTTTTGGCAATATGCCATTAATTATTTCGGGGCAATTGTTTTTATTAAGCGCGACTATCCTATTCGCATTGTTATCTACCATCAGTCCTTATTTTATACTTGTGGCATATATGTTTGCGAGTGTTGGTTTTACATCACTTTCAACGAGTATTTCTAATGAGATAACGAGGATTCTGCCAATGACACAAGTCGGTTCAGGCATAGGAGTCGCCCAATTAATCCAATTTTTCGGTGGAGGGCTTGGAGTCACTATTTCTGGATTACTACTAACCCTTCAAAATAGTTTATCTCCAGAAA